In Aquila chrysaetos chrysaetos chromosome 10, bAquChr1.4, whole genome shotgun sequence, the following proteins share a genomic window:
- the MYNN gene encoding myoneurin — MQYSHHCEHLLERLNKQREAGFLCDCTVVIGEFQFKAHRNVLASFSEYFGAFYRDASDNNVVLDQTQVKADGFQKLLEFIYTGNLNLDSWNVKEIHQAADYLKVEEVVTKCKIKMEDFAFIANPSSTETSSITGNVEMNQQTCLLTLRDYNNREKADAASAELVQPQAKKAALEKKSPQTKKRKKNFSSPKSIQNKSVQYQNDVTENTSIEMFLDANKLATQITEQAAQGSDNSELQLASVVESETLAAQDILVQTMAAKQKRGKPQQSCALKEHCMSNIASEKNTYQLESSGEELDQKYSKAKPVCNTCGKVFSEASSLRRHMRIHKGVKPYVCQLCGKAFTQCNQLKTHVRTHTGEKPYKCELCDKGFAQKCQLVFHSRMHHGEEKPYKCDVCNLQFATSSNLKIHARKHSGEKPYVCDRCGQRFAQASTLTYHVRRHTGEKPYVCDSCGKAFAVSSSLITHSRKHTGEKPYICGICEKSFISSGELNKHFRSHTGERPFICEMCGNSYTDIKNLKKHKTKVHTGSETPPDSNALDNSFNEQESIQSQKSPLSESIDVKPSEMSLALPLPIGTEDHQMLLPVTGSQSPSSETLLRSAVTGYSEPQFIFLQQLY, encoded by the exons ATGCAGTATTCCCATCACTGTGAGCACCTTTTAGAGAGACTGAACAAGCAGCGAGAAGCCGGCTTTCTTTGTGACTGCACTGTTGTTATCGGGGAATTCCAGTTCAAAGCACACAGAAATGTGCTTGCCTCTTTCAGCGAGTACTTCGGTGCATTTTACAGAGATGCGTCCGACAATAATGTTGTTTTGGATCAGACTCAAGTGAAAGCTGATGGATTCCAAAAACTCCTGGAATTTATTTATACGGGAAACTTAAACCTTGACAG CTGGAATGTTAAAGAAATTCACCAGGCTGCTGACTATCTCAAAGTAGAAGAAGTGGTCACTAAGTGCAAAATCAAGATGGAAGACTTTGCGTTTATTGCTAATCCCTCTTCTACAGAGACATCTAGTATCACTGGAAACGTTGAAATGAATCAGCAGACTTGCCTTCTGACCCTCCGAGATTACAATAATCGGGAGAAGGCAGACGCTGCTTCTGCAGAGTTGGTTCAGCCACAGgcaaagaaagcagctttagaaaagaaatctcCTCAAACCAAAAAGCGAAAGAAGAATTTCAGCTCCCCCAAAAGCATACAGAATAAATCCGTACAATATCAGAATGATGTGACCGAGAACACATCCATTGAAATGTTTCTAGATGCAAATAAGCTGGCCACCCAGATCacagaacaggctgcccaaggCAGTGATAACTCGGAACTACAGCTGGCATCTGTGGTGGAAAGCGAAACATTGGCAGCGCAGGATATCCTAGTTCAGACGAtggcagcaaaacagaaacGGGGAAAGCCTCAGCAAAGCTGTGCACTGAAGGAGCACTGTATGTCTAACATAGCCAGTGAAAAGAACACTTACCAGCTGGAGAGTTCGGGAGAAGAACTTGACCAGAAGTACTCCAAAGCTAAGCCGGTGTGTAACACCTGCGGGAAAGTCTTCTCAGAAGCCAGCAGCCTCCGTCGACACATGAGAATACACAAAGGAGTGAAACCGTATGTGTGTCAGCTTTGTGGGAAGGCATTCACCCAGTGCAATCAGTTGAAAACACATGTAAGAACTCACACAG GGGAGAAGCCATACAAATGTGAGCTATGCGACAAAGGCTTTGCTCAGAAGTGCCAGTTAGTGTTCCACAGTCGGATGCATCACGGAGAAGAGAAACCATACAAATGTGATGTCTGCAACCTGCAGTTCGCAACTTCAAGCAATCTGAAGATTCATGCCAG GAAGCACAGCGGCGAGAAGCCCTACGTGTGTGATCGGTGCGGTCAGCGGTTTGCTCAGGCCAGCACGCTCACCTACCATGTGCGTCGCCACACGGGAGAGAAACCTTACGTGTGTGACAGTTGTGGAAAAGCCTTTGCCGTCTCCAGTTCTCTCATCACCCATTCCCGAAAACATACAG GAGAGAAGCCATATATCTGTGGCATTTGTGAAAAGAGTTTTATTTCCTCTGGAGAGCTCAATAAACATTTTCGGTCCCATACAG gtgaaagaCCATTTATCTGTGAAATGTGTGGAAATTCTTACACAGATATAAAAAATCTTaagaagcacaaaacaaaagttCACACAG gatCTGAAACTCCCCCTGATTCTAATGCACTTGATAATTCTTTCAATGAACAAGAATCCATTCAGAGTCAGAAAAGTCCTTTATCGGAGTCCATAGATGTGAAACCCTCTGAGATGTCTTTAGCACTTCCTCTTCCCATTGGGACTGAAGACCATCAGATGCTGCTTCCCGTGACGGGTAGTCAGTCTCCTTCATCAGAAACATTACTAAGATCTGCTGTGACTGGATATTCAGAACctcagtttattttcttgcagcagTTATACTGA
- the LRRC34 gene encoding leucine-rich repeat-containing protein 34 isoform X2: MMIFKFLPLSYAVLCSSQENCTLRYLNLMFNDIGTSGAELIARALHRNETLVYLRMTGNKIGNKGGMFFASMLQINSTLEKLDLGDTDMGTQCLIAIATALTENKSVKAINLNRPLLYSQEEEPTVHVALMLKNNSSLVELHLGKHEMKNFGVERLCEALYENSSLRYLDLSCNKITCDGVKFLGELLKQNQTLEILDLNANRIEDDGAFYLSEALTLYNRTLQALSVVSNNISGKGLVALSDAMKTNMELSYIYIWGNKFDEVTCMAFSELIQMGRLKPNCTDVEPYEVDGHVHLAELSHGLQKHYYWTPSCGEVTNKDANARLAIAAVSEYLAAAEEKLPLPFLGCCGLCTQVST, encoded by the exons ATGATGATCTTCAAGTTCTTGCCTCTGTCTTACGCAGTACTGTGTTCGTCAcag GAAAACTGCACTCTGCGGTACCTTAACCTGATGTTTAATGACATTGGCACAAGCGGAGCAGAGCTGATAGCAAGAGCACTCCAT AGGAATGAAACTCTTGTGTATTTGAGAATGACTGGAAACAAAATAGGAAACAAAGGTGGGATGTTCTTTGCTTCAATGCTACAAATTAATTCAACCTTAGAGAAGCTGGATCTTGGAGACACTGATATG ggTACGCAGTGTCTAATAGCAATAGCAACAGCCCTGACTGAGAACAAATCAGTCAAAGCAATAAACCTAAATCGTCCTTTACTATACAGCCAAGAG GAAGAGCCCACAGTTCATGTAGCTCTGATGTTGAAAAATAACTCTTCTCTTGTGGAACTACACTTGGGCaagcatgaaatgaaaaactttgGTGTAGAGCGACTGTGTGAGGCATTGTATGAAAACTCCAGCCTGAGATACCTTGATCTTAGCTG taataaaataacCTGTGATGGTGTAAAATTTCTGGGAGAACTACTAAAACAGAACCAAACCCTGGAAATCCTAGATCTCAATGCAAACCGAATAGAAGATGATGGAGCGTTCTACCTGAGTGAAGCCTTGACCTTGTACAACAGGACTCTTCAGGC GTTGTCAGTAGTAAGCAACAATATAAGTGGCAAAGGACTTGTAGCTCTTTCAGatgcaatgaaaacaaacatggaaCTTTCCTATATTTATATCTGGGGGAACAAATTTGATGAAGTCACCTGTATG gcattttcagaattaattcaGATGGGCCGCCTGAAACCTAATTGTACAGACGTGGAACCATATGAAGTGGATGGGCACGTTCACCTTGCAGAGCTCTCCCATGGCCTTCAGAAGCATTACTACTGGACACCAAGCTGTGGGGAGGTGACAAACAAAGATGCTAATGCCAGGCTGGCTATTGCTGCGGTTTCAGAATACTT ggctgctgcagaggaaaagctgCCGTTGCCCTTCCTGGGCTGTTGTGGTCTCTGCACTCAGGTTTCCACATAG
- the LRRC34 gene encoding leucine-rich repeat-containing protein 34 isoform X1: MAVRPDLRQHYVRACQNVGQPENPFIAHVLQEADENDKSRGTKGITLKIAGNNRLVPVQRVTDDDLQVLASVLRSTVFVTGLDLRYNVLTDAGAKNMATFLQENCTLRYLNLMFNDIGTSGAELIARALHRNETLVYLRMTGNKIGNKGGMFFASMLQINSTLEKLDLGDTDMGTQCLIAIATALTENKSVKAINLNRPLLYSQEEEPTVHVALMLKNNSSLVELHLGKHEMKNFGVERLCEALYENSSLRYLDLSCNKITCDGVKFLGELLKQNQTLEILDLNANRIEDDGAFYLSEALTLYNRTLQALSVVSNNISGKGLVALSDAMKTNMELSYIYIWGNKFDEVTCMAFSELIQMGRLKPNCTDVEPYEVDGHVHLAELSHGLQKHYYWTPSCGEVTNKDANARLAIAAVSEYLAAAEEKLPLPFLGCCGLCTQVST, from the exons ATGGCAGTTCGTCCAGATCTTCGCCAGCACTATGTGCGGGCCTGTCAAAACGTGGGCCAGCCTGAAAACCCCTTCATTGCTCACGTACTTCAAGAAGCCGATGAAAATGATAAAAG CAGAGGGACAAAAGGGatcacattaaaaatagctgGAAATAATCGTCTAGTGCCTGTGCAGAGAGTTACAGATGATGATCTTCAAGTTCTTGCCTCTGTCTTACGCAGTACTGTGTTCGTCAcag gTTTGGATCTTAGGTATAATGTATTGACTGATGCTGGAGCAAAGAACATGGCAACGTTCCTCCAG GAAAACTGCACTCTGCGGTACCTTAACCTGATGTTTAATGACATTGGCACAAGCGGAGCAGAGCTGATAGCAAGAGCACTCCAT AGGAATGAAACTCTTGTGTATTTGAGAATGACTGGAAACAAAATAGGAAACAAAGGTGGGATGTTCTTTGCTTCAATGCTACAAATTAATTCAACCTTAGAGAAGCTGGATCTTGGAGACACTGATATG ggTACGCAGTGTCTAATAGCAATAGCAACAGCCCTGACTGAGAACAAATCAGTCAAAGCAATAAACCTAAATCGTCCTTTACTATACAGCCAAGAG GAAGAGCCCACAGTTCATGTAGCTCTGATGTTGAAAAATAACTCTTCTCTTGTGGAACTACACTTGGGCaagcatgaaatgaaaaactttgGTGTAGAGCGACTGTGTGAGGCATTGTATGAAAACTCCAGCCTGAGATACCTTGATCTTAGCTG taataaaataacCTGTGATGGTGTAAAATTTCTGGGAGAACTACTAAAACAGAACCAAACCCTGGAAATCCTAGATCTCAATGCAAACCGAATAGAAGATGATGGAGCGTTCTACCTGAGTGAAGCCTTGACCTTGTACAACAGGACTCTTCAGGC GTTGTCAGTAGTAAGCAACAATATAAGTGGCAAAGGACTTGTAGCTCTTTCAGatgcaatgaaaacaaacatggaaCTTTCCTATATTTATATCTGGGGGAACAAATTTGATGAAGTCACCTGTATG gcattttcagaattaattcaGATGGGCCGCCTGAAACCTAATTGTACAGACGTGGAACCATATGAAGTGGATGGGCACGTTCACCTTGCAGAGCTCTCCCATGGCCTTCAGAAGCATTACTACTGGACACCAAGCTGTGGGGAGGTGACAAACAAAGATGCTAATGCCAGGCTGGCTATTGCTGCGGTTTCAGAATACTT ggctgctgcagaggaaaagctgCCGTTGCCCTTCCTGGGCTGTTGTGGTCTCTGCACTCAGGTTTCCACATAG
- the LRRIQ4 gene encoding LOW QUALITY PROTEIN: leucine-rich repeat and IQ domain-containing protein 4 (The sequence of the model RefSeq protein was modified relative to this genomic sequence to represent the inferred CDS: inserted 6 bases in 3 codons; deleted 1 base in 1 codon): protein MSPAHLLVTEEAATFLQQDTSSFTVSIAEDKPQPVFVNIGLQGSRRLLRPAPLTSRGRPPNLAVGAPQDALAFKPMVSSLEYLEELHMEKNLIVSIPXDINHLRHMKILYLDQNYMQDICEELGELKCLLSLNLSNNPLSCNLLPVISKLQPLCQLXVYKTNLHEIPVQVCEYLHRVELLGLSDNYFKCLPKEIVNLTKLKEIYLQKNRFESFPKELCHTANLEIIDLEQNLISLIPEDRGFLTNLVKLFLAFNNLSSIPPTLQHCQKLPVLDLSXNLLHKLPPGLKNLTEMRVLRLSANSLEKFPNQIRCWPSLSRVYLRNTRLHTVPRSFIILTSVRILDLSENCFDDIPKGICTMKNLEVLALDDSQIQKIQVL, encoded by the exons ATGTCTCCGGCTCATCTTCTGGTTACAGAAGAAGCTGCCACCTTTTTACAACAGGACACTTCCAGTTTTACAGTGAGCATAGCTGAAGACAAACCTCAGCCAGTGTTTGTGAACATAGGCCTTCAAGGCTCAAGGAGGTTGCTTCGTCCAGCTCCCCTGACTTCACGTGGTCGCCCTCCGAATTTGGCTGTTGGGGCACCTCAGGATGCACTGGCATTCAAACCTATG GTCTCAAGTCTAGAATATCTGGAAGAGCTGCACATGGAAAAGAACCTGATTGTAAGCATCCC AGACATCAATCACCTGAGGCACATGAAGATCCTCTACTTGGATCAGAATTACATGCAGGACATATGTGAAGAACTGGGGGAGCTGAAATGTCTTCTAAGCTTAAATCTAAGTAACAATCCCCTCTCCTGTAATTTGCTGCCAGTTATCAGCAAGTTGCAGCCCCTTTGTCAGCT AGTCTATAAAACAAACTTGCACGAAATCCCAGTGCAGGTCTGTGAATATCTGCATCGTGTTGAACTGCTTGGCCTTTCTGACAATTATTTCAAGTGTTTGCCTAAAGAAATAGTGAACCTGACA AAACTCAAGGAAATTTACCTCcagaaaaatagatttgaaaGTTTTCCCAAGGAGCTTTGTCATACTgctaatttagaaataatagaTCTGGAACAAAATCTGATCAGTCTCATCCCAGAAGACAGAGGCTTTTTGACAAACTTAGTTAAgctatttttagcttttaataACTTATCCTCCATTCCTCCTACACTGCAACACTGCCAGAAGCTGCCTGTGCTGGATCTGTC CAATCTCCTGCACAAGCTTCCCCCAGGTTTGAAGAATCTCACTGAAATGAGAGTACTCAGACTGTCTGCTAACAGCCTGGAGAAGTTCCCAAACCAGATCCGCTGCTGGCCGTCCCTTTCCCGTGTTTATCTGAGGAACACCAGACTGCACACAGTACCCAGGTCCTTCATCATATTAACCAGTGTCAGGATACTAGATCTGAGTGAAAATTGCTTTGATGATATTCCTAAAGGAATATGCACTATGAAAAATCTGGAAGTATTGGCCCTGGATGACAGTCAGATACAGAAG atCCAAGTGTTGTAG